The following nucleotide sequence is from uncultured Desulfovibrio sp..
CAGATACGCCCCAACCGGCATCTGTATACGCCAGCACCAAGCTTGAAGGCGAAAAGGCCGTTCTGGAAACACTGCCGGACCGCTCGTGCGTCATACGTACCGCATGGCTTTTTGGCCCAGGCCGCAAAAATTTTGTGGATACTATCCTTGCCGCCTGCCAGCGCCGCGATTCCATCAACGTGGTGCATGACCAGACAGGTTCTCCCACCTACACGCTTGATCTGGCGCACTGGAGCATCGCCTTGGCCGAAAAGAGGGCCACAGGCATCTGGCATGCGGTAAACGGCGGGCAGGCAAGCTGGTGTGATCTGGCTTGCGAAGCTGTTTCTCTGGCCGGGGCCCCGTGCCGGGTTGTGCCCATTGATTCGGCGGAATGGCCTCAAAAAGCGCGCCGTCCCGTGTTTTCCGTGCTGGACAACAGCAAGCTGGCCGCCTTTCTTGGCAAGTCTCCTCGCCCGTGGCCCCAGGCCCTGCGAGACTATGTTTTTAGCGACTACCTGCCCGCGCACACCAGCAAAGGCGGGACGCAGTGACAATACCAGGCCCTTGCCCTGCGCGGCTTTTAGCCAGCCTGCCCGCATGGCGGGCGCTTTGCATGGTCACGGCGGCCCTCACGCTGTTCACGCTGACCGCGCTCTGGAATGCCGATGACGCTCAGGCCAGGCCGCGCAGTTTGCAGGAGCTTGCCGCCGTCAACGGCAAGCTGATTGAAACAGGCGTCAAATACGGCTCCATCCCTTCCTTGTACCGCCCGCGCTACGACCGCATTCAGGATGCAAACCTGAGCCTCAGCGATGACGAGGTGGTGTTTATCGCCATGTTGCAAGGGGGGGCGCGCGTTTACCCGCAACGCATCATGGTATGGCATCAGGTTGTCAACGAAATCGTGGACGACAAGGCCTACGCCATCACCTACTGTCCCACCACCGGCACCTTCATGGCCTATGATTCTTCCATGGGGGGCCTGAACCTTATTTTTGACACGGAAGGCCGCCTCTACGACGGCAACAGCGTTCTGATTGACCGCAATTCCGGCAGTCTCTGGCTACAGGAAACAGGCATGGCCTTTGACGGCCCCCTGCTGGGCCGAGGGCTCCCCATGGTGCCTGTATACTGGACAACCTGGGGCGCGGCAAAGCGCACCTTTCCGCATGCCTTGGTACTTGCCAAGCCTAACGGCAACAAGCCCTACGGGCGCGATCCCTACGGCAACTACCTGCGCAAGGGAACCTACTACGATAACGACAGGCTCATTTATCCAGTGGAGCGCACGGACAAACGTTTTGCCCGCAAAACGCCCATGCTGTGCATCGAATATGAGGGATACCTGTTGGCTATCGACATAGGCTATGTGCGCAAAAAGGGGGCCGTGAATTTTTTTGTGGGGCCCAATGCCCTTCTGGCAGTCTATGACCGGGGCCTTGAGGTTGTGCGTCTTTTTAACCGCCAGATATGGGCCGAGCCATTCCTGTTCATATCCCAGAACGGCAAGCTCATGGATCTGACCACGCGCAGCCAGTGGGATCCTGCCACGGGCGTGGCGCTTGACGGCAACATGAAGGGCGCGTCCATGCCGCAGTTTTACGGCGCGTATTCCATGTGGTTTGCATGGTACAGCATGAATCCGGAAACACTGGTCATTCCCGGCCCCGGCGAGGTGCCTGAAAAGCTGCTCTCGCCTGCCCCGCCGGGGGAATAACCCAACAGCCCACGTGCCCCGGTCAAGCCGTTTGCATTGCGTAAAACCAGAGCGTATTTGATTACCCATGAACTGCACTGTCACAGCATCCGCCGACATATCCTTGCATCTGGCGTGGTTTACTGCATATGCCGCCGCCAAAACAGCCCTGGAACAAGGCGATGCCTCGCCCATGGATCTCAAACTCCGGCACTCCCTTGAAGTGCTGGAAAATGCCCGGCACACCGTTGAAGGCGAGGGCTTTGACCCGCAGACCGCGCGGGCCTGCCTGCTGGCAGCCCTGTATCATGATGTGGGCCGGTTTGAGCAGTATCTGCGCTACCACACATTCAGAGACAGGGAATCGTGCAATCACGGACAGATGGGCGTACGTGTTCTCAAGGCCGAACGCCGCCTCGTCAGCGAGACGCCGCAAATGCGCAAGCTGGTCATGGCGGCGGTGGGCATGCACAACCGTTTTGCCCTGCCCAAGGGGACGCCGGAGAACATCGCTCTGGTCACCAATGTGGTGCGCGATGCGGACAAACTGGATATTCTGCGGGTCATGGACGAGCACTTGAGCGGCCCAGCCCCATATAATCCCACGGTAGTGCTGCAACAGCCGGACGACCCCACCATCGCCAGCGAGGCGGTTCTCACGGCTGTGCGCGAAAAACGCGTAGCGGCCTATGTGGACCTGCGCTGCGTCAACGATTTTCGCCTGCTGCTGGGGACATGGTTTTTTGATCTGCACTTTGCTTCAAGCCGCCGCAAATTCCTTAAGGACGGGCATGCGCAAAATCTGCTGCGCCGCATGCCGGACGACGTTCCGCAGGCCGAAGCCCGCGACTGTCTGCTGCATATTCTGGAGAATGCGCAGTGACGTCAGCGCACATGGCAGCCAGCCTTGACGCTTTGCCTGTCTGCCCTGCATTTTTTCCGCAGGAGGCGCTGGCGCGGCGTGTGCCGTGGCCGGATGCGCACGCGCATGCCCCGCTCAATCCTGATGCGCAGACATTGCGAAGCGCCATCCATGCGCCCCTGGCCTGTGTGCGCATGGCTTTTGCGCTGTTTTATCTGCCAGAGGCGCAGGCAGAGGCCCTGCTGCGGCTCGCGCTTGAAAGCGCTGAAATAGTCCTGGTAGCTGATTTCAAGCTGGCGGAACGCAACCTCGAGCTGCCCGCAACGCTGGCGGCGCGCGCCCTCATGACGCTAACGAAAACGCGCAGAACAGCAGTGGCAGACGGGGCACCTCAAGCAAGTTTTATTCAAAGGGGCGGCATTGAGGGGCTTGTGCACCAATGCAATGCGCTGGTGCACAAGCGCCGCCCCATTTTTGCCGGAGCTGCGGCCCTGCTGCATTTGCAGCGCGCCTGAGGCGTTGAACCTCCCCACGCCGTCAAGCCCACATTTCTGACCTCACGGCCCCGCCTTGAAGGCCCCCCCTGCCTGTGCTATAAGCTGCTCTGGCGCTGCCGCACCCTGTTCAGGCGCACGCCTGTCAGGCCTTTGCGCCGGTAACGCCCGCCTTTTCCGCTTCTGGAGTTTTCATGTCAGATTTTGTCCATCTTCATTGCCACACCGAATACAGCCTGCTTGACGGCGCCATCCGCATCAAGGATCTGTGCGCCCGCGCCAAGGATTTCGGCATGCCCGCCTGCGCCATCACCGACCACGGCAACCTCTTTGGCGCGGCCTATTTTTATCAGGGTTGCAAGGATTACGGCGTCAAACCCATCTTTGGGTGCGAGGTTTACGTCTGCCACGACCACAAGGATAAAAGCACGGATTCGCCTCTGGCGCGCCGCCGCAACCACCTGATTCTGCTGGCCCAGAACACCACGGGCTACCACAATCTGGTCAAGCTGGTCACACAGGGCTACCTCGAGGGTTTTTATTACAAACCCCGCGTGGATAAACCCCTGCTGCGCAAGTATTCCGAAGGCCTTGTCTGCCTTTCGGCCTGCATCGCGGGCGAAATCCCCCGCGCCATTCTTGCGGACGACATGGACAAGGCCCTGAACCTCACCCGGGAATACGCGGATATCTATCCCGACCGTTTTTATCTTGAGTTGCAGTCCAACGGCCTGCCCGAGCAGACCAAGGCCAACAACGCCCTTCTGGAACTGGCGGAAACCACGGGCGTGCCGCTGGTTGCCACCAACGACTGCCACTATCTCACCGCTGACGATGCCGAAGCCCACGAAGTGTTGCTCTGCATTCAGACGCAAACTACCATGGACGACCCAAAGCGCATGCGCTTTGGCACCCATGAGCTGTACTACAAATCCATCGAAGAGATGGAAAAGCCCTTTGCCCACGTGCCCGAAGCCCTGGCCAACACCATGCGCATTGCCGAGCAGTGCAATGTGGAGCTGGACTTCGGCCATCACTACTTCCCTGTGTACAAGCTGCCGGAAGGGGCCAGCCTTGATTCCGAATTTCGGCGGCTGGCAGAAGAAGGGCTGGAAAAACGGCTGGAGAAACATCCCGACAGAGACACGATTGATGTTCAGCTCTACCGGGACCGCTTGCAGTACGAACTGCGCGTTATCCTTGAAATGGGTTTTCCCGGTTACTTCCTCATCGTGCAGGAATTCATCAACTGGGCAAAAAACCACAATGTTCCCGTGGGGCCGGGGCGTGGTTCCGCCGCCGGTTCGCTGGTGGCGTGGGCTTTGCGCATCACCAACCTTGATCCCATCCCCTACAATCTGCTGTTTGAACGCTTTCTGAACAACGAACGCGTCTCCCTGCCCGATATCGACGTGGACTTTTGCGAACGCCGCCGCGTCGAGGTCATCAAGCACATGGTGGAAACCTACGGCGAAGGCTCGGTGGCGCAGATCACCACCTTCGGCACCATGAAGGCCAAGGGCGTTGTGCGCGACGTGGGCCGCGCCCTGGGCATGAGCTTTGCGGAGACTGACCGCATCGCCAAACTGGTGCCCGCCGACCTCAAGATGACCATCAAGAAGGCGCTGGAGGCAGAGCCGGAGCTGGAAAACATTTACCACTCCGACCCCAAGGTCAAACACCTGCTGGACACGGCCCGCCGCCTTGAAGGCCTGGCCCGCCACGCCTCCACCCACGCCGCCGGGCTTGTGGTTTCAGACAAGCCCATGGAGGAATACCTCCCCCTCTATCAGGGCAAACGCGGCGAACTTGTGACCCAGTTTGACGGCCCCATGACGGAAAAAGCCGGGCTTGTGAAGTTCGACTTTCTTGGCCTGAAAACCATGACCCTGATTCAGGACACCCTGGACAACATCAGCCTTCAGGGCCATGAACCGCCGGATCTTGACAACCTGCCGCTTACGGATACGGAAACCTACGAGCTTTACGCCCGTGGCGACACGGACGGCGTGTTTCAGGTGGAAAGTTCGGGCATGCGGCAGTATCTGCGCATGCTCAAGCCCTCGTGCTTTGAAGACGTCATCGCCATGCTGGCCCTGTACCGCCCCGGCCCGCTCGGTTCGGGCATGGTGGACGAATTCATCAAGCGCAAGCACGGGCAGGTGCCCGTGGTGTATCCGCACCAGTCGCTTACAGAATGCCTGCGCGATACCTACGGCGTTATCGTCTATCAGGAACAGGTCATGCAGATCGCCCAGATCATCGCCAGCTATACGCTTGGCGGGGCCGACCTGCTACGCCGCGCCATGGGCAAAAAGAAAGCCGAAGCCATGGCCAAGGAACGCGTCAATTTTGTTACCGGCGCGGAAAAGAACAACATCGACAAGGACAAGGCCAACGAAATTTTCGACTTGATGGAAAAGTTCGCCGAATACGGCTTCAACAAGTCGCACTCCGCCGCCTACGCCCTCATTTCGTACTACACGGCCTTTCTCAAGGTTCATTACAAGGTCGAGTTCATGGCCGCCCTGCTCACCTCTGAAATGGGCAATCAGGACAAGCTGCTCAAGTATGTCTCGTGCTGCAAGGACATGGACATCAATGTGGTGCAGGCCTCGGTAAACCAGAGCCAGCGCGAATTTACGGCCCACGGCGGAAAGGTGGTCTTTGGCCTTGGCGGCATCAAGAACGTGGGCGATGAAGCCATACGCGAAATTGTGGAAGCCAGGGCCGAAGGCGGCGAATTTGCCTCGCTGTTCGACATGTGCTGCCGGGTAAACCTGCGCAAGGTCACCAAGCGCGTGCTTGAATCGCTCGTCAAAGGCGGCGCCTGCGACTGCTTTGGCGTACCCCGCGCCGCCCTGCTGGCGGCCATTGAAATTGTGGTTGCCCGCGCGCAAAAAAAGGCCAAGGACAAAACATCCAACCAGGTATCGCTGCTCTCCATGGCCCCGGTGGTGGAAAGCGCGCCCCAACCCGGTATCGGCCTTGACTGCCCCGAAGCCTCGTTGCCCGAAATGGCTGACGACGACAAACTGCGGGCAGAAAAGGAAGCCCTGGGCTTCTTTTTGACCAGCCATCCGCTGCAACCCTTCTCTCGCGAGATCCGCCGCCTGGGCCTCACCACGCTGGAAGACGCACGCGAACTGTTCCCCGGTGCGGAAATCCGCTGCGCGGCGCTGGTGGTCAGCGTGAAGGAAGTACTGACAAAATCCAAGGGCGAGCGCATGGCCTTTGTGGGGATTGAAGACCTCACCGGCCACGCCGAAGTGACTTTTTTTCCCCGCCCTTACGCCGAATGCCGCGATCTTTTACGTTCAGAACAGCCCATCTGCCTTGTGGCGCGGCTCGACAGCCAGGCAGACAACGGGGATAACGGCGATATGGATGAAGAAGCAGACGAAGGTCCGCGCGAAATCAAGCTGATGGGCCAGACCGCCCGCTCGCTGGCCGAAGCCTGCGGGCAAAGCGACACCCCTATATGCGTACAGATACCGCAGCACCGCCTTGGGCGAGAAGACATGCTGGCTCTGCGCAACCTTCTGGAAAAATTCCCCGGCCCGGTGGAAGCGCATGCCCAGGTTTTTCTTGATGGGCACGTGTGCATCCTGCACCTCGACAACACTCTGAAAGTACGCCCCGGGCCGGATCTGGATAAAGCTCTTGCCGCCTGGGCTTCATAAAACCATATGTTCCGATTTTTTCTGGTAACAGGCATCGGCCTGGCCATTATCAACGGCTGGATATCCTGGTGGCTGTGGCGCGCGCTTTCCGGCACTGGCTGGCTGCGCATCGCGCTCTGCATCCTGGTGCTCGCTCTGGGCGCGGCCTTTCCCCTGCTCTACAAGGGGCATGGCGATACCCTTGCCCATGTGTGGCTGATTCGGGCCGGGGCATTCTGGATGGGCGTGGCTTTCTACGCCTTTGCGCTTGTGCTGCTTGCCGACATCTGGGGCCTTGGGGCACGTTTGTTTGGCGCAATGCCGCCCGCCACCCCACGCTGGGGCGCTGTGTTGCTGGTCATGGGCCTGCCCTTGCTGCTGGGTGTGGGCAGCTGGTTCAACGCGGCCTTCCCCGTACTGCGGCACTACGACATCACTGTCCGCACACAAGGCCCAGTACCCAGCGCCTACGTGGACAAACCCCTGAAACTGGGCGTTATTACCGACATGCATCTGGGGCGCCTTCTCACCGCTGGTCGGCTAGGCAGAGCCATCGAGCTGCTGGCCCCGGAGCAGCCGGACGCAATCCTCTATGTTGGCGACATCATTGACGACCATATAAAGTTGGATGTGGAAGCCACCGCCGCAGCGCTTGCTGTGGCCCAGCCGCGCCTTGGGCATTGGGCTGTGCCGGGCAACCACGAATATATCTCTGGTTCCATCGATAAAAGTCTGGATTTTCTGCGCGCTGTGGGCATGCAGGTGTTGCGCGACCAGTGGGCCGTGGTGGACAACAGCTTTGTGCTTGCTGGCAGGGATGATTTGAGCAAGCCCGGTTTTACGGGCATCCAGCGGGGCAGCATGGAAGAAATTTTGGCCGACCTGCCAGAAAAATATCGCAGCCTCCCCCTTGTGGTCATGGATCACCAGCCCGCCGCCCTTGACGAAGCCCGTCAGGCGGGCGCTGCGCTCGTGCTGTCAGGTCACACGCACAACGGGCAGCTTTGGCCCTTTAACTTTGTGACGGAACTGAGATACGAAAACCCGCTGGGCCTGCTGACAAAAGGCAACTTCCACTCTATCGTCAGCGCAGGCACTGGCACATGGGGGCCGCCCCTGCGTACCACGGGCCGCGCTGAGGTCTTGCTGGTTACGGTGCATTTTGCTTCTGCGGACAATGCCGCTCCATAGCTATCGCCACGGGATGATCGACGCCCCGGACATCTTGTTCCGGAAGGAGGCCGCGTGTTATTCTGCTCCAGGTTTGTTCGGGAACTTGTGTTTGAAGAAAGGGCCTTGCAACCCTGCTGCAATACGCACAATATCGTGGTGCCGAGTTTTTCTTTTGCAGGCGGCGCGGTGGATATGGAGGCATATACCCGCCATATCGCCAGCGTTGCGCAGGAAGTACAGAAGCAGAATCCCCAGGTATGCGCGGGCTGCCCCGATCTTGTTCCCCTTTCGCATTCCGTTTGTGTGCCCAAGCTGCGATTTGCCGTTCTTTCCCTGAATCACCACAGGCACATCTGCAACTGCCGCTGCGTCTACTGCGACCTGTGGAAGCCAGGACAACACCCGCGCCCCATCGCCATTCTTCCCGCCATCCAGAGTCTGTACGAGCAGGACGCACTGGAAAAGAACTGCGCCATAAGCTGGGGCGGGGGAGAATCCACCCTGTTGCCCGATTTTGAAGCGACAGGCCGCTGGCTGCGCGAGCATGACTACTTTCAGTACGTGCACACCAATGCACTGCGACATTCTGCCTGGATTGACGAATTGCTTTCCAGCGGCGGCGGCAAAATCAACATCAGTCTTGATTCCGGCAATGCCGCAGCCTATGCCCGCGTTAAGGGCGGCGACTGGTGGAATGACGTGATGGCTTCGATGGAAAAGTATTTTGTTGCAGCAATCACGCCAGAACAAATTGATATCAAATACATAATTTTTGAAGAAAACAACAAGATCGCCGACGTTGAGCAGTTTTTCCAGATCTGCCGCCGATTCGGTGCAGTGAAGGTACAGTTGTCCTTCAATTTTTTAGAAGTAAATGCTGGCGCTGTCAGTGAGCATTCCATTACTGCAGCCGCGTATTTTATGCACCGGGCGCAGGAACTGGCTCTTGCTTGCGAGCTGTTTTTTGTGGATGCACCGCTGCGTGAACGCATTGACAGCGCACGCAGCAAATTTTTTCAGTAGCCCGCTCTGGCTCTGCGCCCAGCGCAAAATCAGGCAGATGAATCAGGCCCGATGTCAGGCGGGCCGTTCCGGTTCTGCAAAAATGCTCTCCCCCTCCGGGTCATGCCGCCGGAAATTCCGGGCCGCAACGGCGGGCGAGGTATTGGCGTAGCAGTACACGCAGCCGTGGGGGCAGGTGTCGTACTGGCCCACATCCTTGCAGGGTACGCACAGACACACGGCACGCTGGCCGGGGTCGCGCGGATACTCATGCGGTGTGCTGGCAATGTTTGCGCCTGAGGGCATTTCCAGGGGCAGGCCCAGTTGCCGCTGCGGCGCAATGCCAAAAAGGCGCAGCATGTCCGGGTGCCTGTTGGTGAGCTTGAGGATGAGTTCCGGGTCTGTGCAGCGGTTATGGCTGATGCCCCATGCCGAGAGGTCCCCCTTTTCGCCACAGGTGCAGGGTTCCGCGCCCATTTCCGCAGCAAGAGCGGCTACCCCCGCTGCCACGGCCTGCATTTCCGCCTGCGTAAAATCACGCCAGGCAAGGCCCGCCCGGCGCAGATTTTCCCGCACCTTGCGGTAGTCGGCGATGTCGGCAAAGCTGAACACCAGCTTGCGGGTACAGCCTTTCAGGGCTCTGCCGATGCGGGCCATTTTGTCCAGCAACACATGGCAACCGTCAGGATTTTGCGCCAGTTGCCCGGCCAGCATCAGGGGGTCAAAGCGCCACACAACCCTTTCCGGCCCTGCCGCGTCCGCAAAACGGCGAAAGGTGTCGATACGTTGGGCAAGCGGCGGCAGATTGGATTCCCAGCCTTCAGCCTCATAATCATTGAGTGTAAATTCCAGATACCAGGCGAGTCCCCGCGCCTCCACCTCCGGCAGCAAGGGCAGCAAGGGTCGCGGATTTTTGCTCCAGAACACGACAACCCGCGTGTTTGCAAAGGACACAAACTGGGGCCGATTGTTGAAGGGATTGATCCAGCGGGCGTATCCGGCGCGCAACCTGTTGATAAACCAGGGTGCGTAAAAAGCCGGAATATCCGTTGCCCGGCTGGCCGCAATGATCTCCGGAGCAACAGCGTTGCTTGTCTGCCCCGATGCGGTGGTTATCTGTGCAGTACGCCATTTCATGCCCAAAGTGTTTCAGGGCTGCGCGGCTTCGTCAACTGCACGGGGCATGCGGCCTGCCTGAAACCATCGCTCTGACGTGCATTTTGACTTATCCGGCGCAATTGTTATGCTTACAGGCGAGCACAATCAACAACCTGTAACAAACTGGAAATTCATGTCTTTCTTTTCCTGGATGCAAAGCCTCTTCACGCCGCCCTCCACTGGCGACCCTGATCTGGATGATCCACATCCAGGCTTTGAATGGAACCAGAACGCCCGCATCATGCTGGCGATCATTGTTGTCATTATTTCGGCCTTCGTGGTCTACTGGATACTGTCATGACAAAGGGCGCTTTCTGGCGGCTGACCGTGCGGGACGATTTTTCTGCTGGTCATGCATTGCGGCATTACGAGGGCAAGTGCGAGCGCATGCACGGCCACAATTTTGCGGTGGAACTGACCGTGCAGGGGCAGCGCCTGACCCCGGACACTGAAATGCTGCTTGATTTTAAAACGCTCAAGAGCGGCCTTAAAACCGTGCTTGACGCACTCGACCACCGCCTGCTCAACGAAACGCCGCCCTTTGACGTCATGAATCCTTCTTCAGAAAATCTTGCCCGGCATATCTGGCGGGGCATGGCGGAACTGCTGGCAACACATGAAGATCCTCAGGCCCGGCAAGTGCGGCTTTACAGCGTCACAGTGTCTGAAAAAGCCGCGCAAAGCGCCACCTACATGGAAGTAGACGACTGATTCAGGTCGCGCATGGGGTCGGACGTTGGCGCACCCCAAGAATACGCCCCCCTCTCACCCAAGACAGACGGAACCAACATGACCAAGGCTCTGTGTCTTCTGCACGCCAACTGCCAGGGCGATGCCCTGCGCCCCCTGCTGGAAAACACCCCGGCCTTTGCCAGTCATTTTTACATCCGCCAGTATGTGAATTACACCCGGCAGAGTATTGCAGACAGCGATATTGAACGCTGCGAGCTTTTTCTCTACCAGCGCCTTGCGCCCAAGTGGGGCGACCTTTCCACAGAACAGATGCTGCCGCGCCTGCCGCAACACTGCCAGACCATTGAGATTCCCAATCTGTTTTTCAAGGGTTACTGGCCCTTCTGGTCCCGCGATGAGCGCATCAACTTTGCCGACAGCCTGCTGGAGACGCTGCTGCAAAAAGTCACGCCGCAAGAGGCGCTGACCCTCTATCTGCGCGGCGCAGCCTCGCTGCTGGGCAATGCGGACGCG
It contains:
- a CDS encoding DUF3179 domain-containing protein; its protein translation is MTIPGPCPARLLASLPAWRALCMVTAALTLFTLTALWNADDAQARPRSLQELAAVNGKLIETGVKYGSIPSLYRPRYDRIQDANLSLSDDEVVFIAMLQGGARVYPQRIMVWHQVVNEIVDDKAYAITYCPTTGTFMAYDSSMGGLNLIFDTEGRLYDGNSVLIDRNSGSLWLQETGMAFDGPLLGRGLPMVPVYWTTWGAAKRTFPHALVLAKPNGNKPYGRDPYGNYLRKGTYYDNDRLIYPVERTDKRFARKTPMLCIEYEGYLLAIDIGYVRKKGAVNFFVGPNALLAVYDRGLEVVRLFNRQIWAEPFLFISQNGKLMDLTTRSQWDPATGVALDGNMKGASMPQFYGAYSMWFAWYSMNPETLVIPGPGEVPEKLLSPAPPGE
- the rfbD gene encoding dTDP-4-dehydrorhamnose reductase gives rise to the protein MAKALVLGGATGLLGQALTRVLKAREWEVATLGRQNGNLLDMAFLQTAIAEAQADVVFNTVAWTAVDDAEDHKEEACQLNRALPASIARCLKAQGAGFLVQFSTDFIFSGAGDTAWKETDTPQPASVYASTKLEGEKAVLETLPDRSCVIRTAWLFGPGRKNFVDTILAACQRRDSINVVHDQTGSPTYTLDLAHWSIALAEKRATGIWHAVNGGQASWCDLACEAVSLAGAPCRVVPIDSAEWPQKARRPVFSVLDNSKLAAFLGKSPRPWPQALRDYVFSDYLPAHTSKGGTQ
- a CDS encoding HD domain-containing protein; amino-acid sequence: MNCTVTASADISLHLAWFTAYAAAKTALEQGDASPMDLKLRHSLEVLENARHTVEGEGFDPQTARACLLAALYHDVGRFEQYLRYHTFRDRESCNHGQMGVRVLKAERRLVSETPQMRKLVMAAVGMHNRFALPKGTPENIALVTNVVRDADKLDILRVMDEHLSGPAPYNPTVVLQQPDDPTIASEAVLTAVREKRVAAYVDLRCVNDFRLLLGTWFFDLHFASSRRKFLKDGHAQNLLRRMPDDVPQAEARDCLLHILENAQ
- a CDS encoding radical SAM protein, with product MLFCSRFVRELVFEERALQPCCNTHNIVVPSFSFAGGAVDMEAYTRHIASVAQEVQKQNPQVCAGCPDLVPLSHSVCVPKLRFAVLSLNHHRHICNCRCVYCDLWKPGQHPRPIAILPAIQSLYEQDALEKNCAISWGGGESTLLPDFEATGRWLREHDYFQYVHTNALRHSAWIDELLSSGGGKINISLDSGNAAAYARVKGGDWWNDVMASMEKYFVAAITPEQIDIKYIIFEENNKIADVEQFFQICRRFGAVKVQLSFNFLEVNAGAVSEHSITAAAYFMHRAQELALACELFFVDAPLRERIDSARSKFFQ
- a CDS encoding DUF1848 domain-containing protein, producing the protein MKWRTAQITTASGQTSNAVAPEIIAASRATDIPAFYAPWFINRLRAGYARWINPFNNRPQFVSFANTRVVVFWSKNPRPLLPLLPEVEARGLAWYLEFTLNDYEAEGWESNLPPLAQRIDTFRRFADAAGPERVVWRFDPLMLAGQLAQNPDGCHVLLDKMARIGRALKGCTRKLVFSFADIADYRKVRENLRRAGLAWRDFTQAEMQAVAAGVAALAAEMGAEPCTCGEKGDLSAWGISHNRCTDPELILKLTNRHPDMLRLFGIAPQRQLGLPLEMPSGANIASTPHEYPRDPGQRAVCLCVPCKDVGQYDTCPHGCVYCYANTSPAVAARNFRRHDPEGESIFAEPERPA
- the dnaE gene encoding DNA polymerase III subunit alpha; this encodes MSDFVHLHCHTEYSLLDGAIRIKDLCARAKDFGMPACAITDHGNLFGAAYFYQGCKDYGVKPIFGCEVYVCHDHKDKSTDSPLARRRNHLILLAQNTTGYHNLVKLVTQGYLEGFYYKPRVDKPLLRKYSEGLVCLSACIAGEIPRAILADDMDKALNLTREYADIYPDRFYLELQSNGLPEQTKANNALLELAETTGVPLVATNDCHYLTADDAEAHEVLLCIQTQTTMDDPKRMRFGTHELYYKSIEEMEKPFAHVPEALANTMRIAEQCNVELDFGHHYFPVYKLPEGASLDSEFRRLAEEGLEKRLEKHPDRDTIDVQLYRDRLQYELRVILEMGFPGYFLIVQEFINWAKNHNVPVGPGRGSAAGSLVAWALRITNLDPIPYNLLFERFLNNERVSLPDIDVDFCERRRVEVIKHMVETYGEGSVAQITTFGTMKAKGVVRDVGRALGMSFAETDRIAKLVPADLKMTIKKALEAEPELENIYHSDPKVKHLLDTARRLEGLARHASTHAAGLVVSDKPMEEYLPLYQGKRGELVTQFDGPMTEKAGLVKFDFLGLKTMTLIQDTLDNISLQGHEPPDLDNLPLTDTETYELYARGDTDGVFQVESSGMRQYLRMLKPSCFEDVIAMLALYRPGPLGSGMVDEFIKRKHGQVPVVYPHQSLTECLRDTYGVIVYQEQVMQIAQIIASYTLGGADLLRRAMGKKKAEAMAKERVNFVTGAEKNNIDKDKANEIFDLMEKFAEYGFNKSHSAAYALISYYTAFLKVHYKVEFMAALLTSEMGNQDKLLKYVSCCKDMDINVVQASVNQSQREFTAHGGKVVFGLGGIKNVGDEAIREIVEARAEGGEFASLFDMCCRVNLRKVTKRVLESLVKGGACDCFGVPRAALLAAIEIVVARAQKKAKDKTSNQVSLLSMAPVVESAPQPGIGLDCPEASLPEMADDDKLRAEKEALGFFLTSHPLQPFSREIRRLGLTTLEDARELFPGAEIRCAALVVSVKEVLTKSKGERMAFVGIEDLTGHAEVTFFPRPYAECRDLLRSEQPICLVARLDSQADNGDNGDMDEEADEGPREIKLMGQTARSLAEACGQSDTPICVQIPQHRLGREDMLALRNLLEKFPGPVEAHAQVFLDGHVCILHLDNTLKVRPGPDLDKALAAWAS
- the queD gene encoding 6-carboxytetrahydropterin synthase QueD, with product MTKGAFWRLTVRDDFSAGHALRHYEGKCERMHGHNFAVELTVQGQRLTPDTEMLLDFKTLKSGLKTVLDALDHRLLNETPPFDVMNPSSENLARHIWRGMAELLATHEDPQARQVRLYSVTVSEKAAQSATYMEVDD
- a CDS encoding metallophosphoesterase; the encoded protein is MFRFFLVTGIGLAIINGWISWWLWRALSGTGWLRIALCILVLALGAAFPLLYKGHGDTLAHVWLIRAGAFWMGVAFYAFALVLLADIWGLGARLFGAMPPATPRWGAVLLVMGLPLLLGVGSWFNAAFPVLRHYDITVRTQGPVPSAYVDKPLKLGVITDMHLGRLLTAGRLGRAIELLAPEQPDAILYVGDIIDDHIKLDVEATAAALAVAQPRLGHWAVPGNHEYISGSIDKSLDFLRAVGMQVLRDQWAVVDNSFVLAGRDDLSKPGFTGIQRGSMEEILADLPEKYRSLPLVVMDHQPAALDEARQAGAALVLSGHTHNGQLWPFNFVTELRYENPLGLLTKGNFHSIVSAGTGTWGPPLRTTGRAEVLLVTVHFASADNAAP
- a CDS encoding WcbI family polysaccharide biosynthesis putative acetyltransferase; this encodes MGSDVGAPQEYAPLSPKTDGTNMTKALCLLHANCQGDALRPLLENTPAFASHFYIRQYVNYTRQSIADSDIERCELFLYQRLAPKWGDLSTEQMLPRLPQHCQTIEIPNLFFKGYWPFWSRDERINFADSLLETLLQKVTPQEALTLYLRGAASLLGNADALNAQAEESLAREEAKEADAPIRCAPLLRERWRDEQMFITVNHPGRELLFHMADSLLRLLGLGALPPSTRGAYVHPLEDFWLPIHPAVGSALRLPFASADKNWPIFHSLLTHREYTLCYMACRANNVPDFLTFLKNLSPDALRLAARDIAG